One Podarcis raffonei isolate rPodRaf1 chromosome 3, rPodRaf1.pri, whole genome shotgun sequence genomic region harbors:
- the RHOB gene encoding rho-related GTP-binding protein RhoB produces the protein MAAIRKKLVVVGDGACGKTCLLIVFSKDEFPEVYVPTVFENYVADIEVDGKQVELALWDTAGQEDYDRLRPLSYPDTDVILMCFSVDSPDSLENIPEKWVPEVKHFCPNVPIILVANKKDLRNDEHVRNELARMKQEPVRTDDGRAMAIRIQAYDYLECSAKTKEGVREVFETATRAALQKRYGTQNGCINCCKVL, from the coding sequence ATGGCGGCGATCCGCAAGAAGCTGGTGGTGGTGGGCGACGGGGCGTGCGGCAAGACGTGCCTGCTGATCGTCTTCAGCAAGGACGAATTCCCCGAGGTGTACGTGCCCACCGTCTTCGAGAACTACGTGGCCGACATCGAGGTGGACGGCAAGCAGGTGGAGTTGGCGCTGTGGGACACGGCCGGCCAGGAAGACTACGACCGCCTGCGCCCGCTCTCCTACCCGGACACGGACGTTATCCTCATGTGCTTCTCGGTTGACAGCCCCGACTCCCTGGAGAACATCCCGGAGAAGTGGGTGCCCGAGGTGAAGCACTTCTGCCCCAACGTGCCCATCATCCTGGTGGCCAACAAGAAGGACCTGCGCAACGACGAGCACGTGCGCAACGAGCTGGCGCGCATGAAGCAGGAGCCGGTGCGCACCGACGACGGCCGCGCCATGGCCATCCGCATCCAAGCCTACGATTACCTCGAGTGCTCGGCCAAGACCAAGGAAGGCGTGCGGGAGGTTTTCGAGACGGCCACGCGAGCCGCCTTGCAGAAGCGCTACGGCACCCAGAACGGCTGCATCAATTGCTGCAAGGTGCTATAA